One part of the uncultured Bacteroides sp. genome encodes these proteins:
- a CDS encoding FAD-dependent oxidoreductase, producing the protein MMVIRYSKNVFKTIIMLVCLLLMSCSTSRNINNKDQDIKSSRYAGNNNTQVDICIYGATPAGIMAAYTAKKKGKSVILIEPSNRIGGLTAGGLGWTDIGNRSIIRGYALQFYNRIGWYYGENEPKFTFEPKVALATFKGFLEEAGITDVLYQYRIINVQKRGNEIIGISLEDSNRPLKMTRKTVSAKIFLDCSYEGDLMAKAGVSYTVGREANSQYGETGNGVQMHQKHQFPDGVDPYKIKGNPSSGLLYGILSEPIGKTGAGDKHVQSYNFRITLTNDGNNRIPITRPENYDSTKYELLLRLKEVSPWKTYKDCLKWDMMPNHKCDINNQGGFSTDMIGDSWNYPEASYEDREKIYNNHLNYTKGLLYFMWTANRIPANIRHELQKWGYPRDEYEDNEHFTPQLYIRESRRMIGRMVMTQQYCENKKVADDPIAWAAYTMDSHNCGRYVVNGMVKNEGDVQIYLKDSYNVSYRAITPQETEARNLLVPVCLSASHIAYGSIRMEPVFMVLGQTSAIAACQAIDRYDNCVQKVNSHQVIREFEQMK; encoded by the coding sequence ATGATGGTAATTCGTTATAGCAAGAATGTGTTTAAAACAATAATAATGCTTGTCTGTTTACTATTGATGTCCTGTTCTACATCTAGGAATATCAATAATAAAGATCAAGATATTAAATCCAGCAGATACGCTGGCAATAACAATACTCAGGTAGATATTTGTATCTATGGTGCTACACCTGCAGGTATTATGGCAGCTTATACAGCAAAAAAGAAAGGTAAGTCTGTGATTCTTATAGAGCCAAGTAATAGAATTGGTGGATTAACAGCAGGTGGACTGGGGTGGACAGATATTGGAAATAGAAGTATCATCAGAGGCTATGCCCTTCAATTTTATAATCGAATAGGCTGGTATTATGGAGAAAATGAGCCCAAGTTTACTTTTGAACCTAAAGTAGCATTGGCAACTTTCAAAGGATTTCTCGAGGAAGCCGGAATAACAGACGTATTATACCAATATCGTATTATTAATGTTCAAAAGAGAGGAAACGAGATTATCGGAATAAGCCTGGAGGATTCTAATCGACCTCTCAAAATGACCAGAAAAACGGTGTCAGCAAAAATATTTCTGGATTGCAGTTATGAAGGAGATTTAATGGCCAAAGCAGGCGTCTCTTATACAGTTGGCCGAGAAGCAAATTCACAATATGGCGAAACTGGTAATGGTGTCCAAATGCATCAAAAACATCAGTTTCCAGATGGGGTAGACCCATACAAAATAAAAGGTAATCCATCCAGTGGTTTGCTTTACGGAATTCTTTCTGAACCAATTGGAAAAACAGGAGCTGGTGATAAACATGTTCAATCCTACAATTTCCGAATTACCCTCACCAATGATGGGAACAACAGAATACCGATAACCCGTCCTGAAAATTATGATTCAACAAAATATGAACTACTGTTACGTCTGAAAGAAGTTTCACCATGGAAAACGTATAAGGATTGTTTAAAATGGGATATGATGCCCAATCATAAATGTGATATCAACAATCAGGGAGGTTTTTCTACAGACATGATTGGAGATAGCTGGAATTATCCGGAAGCTTCTTATGAAGATCGTGAGAAGATATATAATAATCATCTGAATTATACAAAAGGTCTGTTATACTTCATGTGGACGGCTAATCGGATCCCGGCAAATATCCGTCATGAACTACAAAAATGGGGATATCCAAGAGATGAGTATGAAGACAATGAACATTTTACACCTCAGTTATATATCCGTGAATCACGGAGAATGATCGGTAGAATGGTAATGACACAGCAGTACTGCGAAAATAAAAAAGTTGCAGATGATCCGATTGCATGGGCCGCTTATACAATGGATTCACATAACTGTGGACGATATGTCGTTAATGGGATGGTAAAAAATGAGGGTGATGTTCAAATCTATCTGAAAGATTCCTATAATGTTTCTTACAGAGCTATTACGCCTCAGGAAACAGAAGCGAGAAATCTCTTGGTTCCCGTTTGTCTGTCGGCATCACATATAGCCTATGGATCTATTCGGATGGAACCTGTTTTTATGGTACTCGGACAAACTTCAGCCATTGCAGCTTGTCAGGCAATTGACCGGTATGATAACTGTGTTCAAAAAGTGAATTCGCATCAAGTAATCAGAGAATTTGAACAAATGAAATAA
- a CDS encoding sugar-binding domain-containing protein, producing MKILRTLLFLLLGVPGFIYGSVYNSERAGCINLDSKAIHEGTFEWKMKKADQVGAVGETISKAGYGETSWLDAVVPGTVLSSLVYNKVFPEPYFGDNNKITNNKIPDISEVGNSFYTYWFRTEFEVPSSFKDKTIWLQPDGINYRAEIWVNGHLLSTMMGMFKNDYINITDFVNIGKNNAIAILVHPVDMPSNYTPKAWGAKGEFQNGGDGNIGLNVTQLMTVGWDFTYPDGIRDRNTGIWRGISLYATGKVALRHPFVKSSFDKGNFNVAHEDVSVEIINPNNTRPLKCVVKGEFVGEGITFTKTIDILRGEEKVCNFSCKDFAQLNMAQPKLWWPVNKGPQNLYTLKMSVSVDGVVCDSLTSRFGIRDIHVTTKTPDGSKMFIVNGKPLFIRGTNWVPEAMLRTSDNRMDAELRYTAQSGVNLLRIWGGGIAESDRFYQLCDELGMLVWQEFWLTGDTKHPQDKALYLANVESTVKRIRNHAALALYVASNESSEVTGTPELLSRLDGTRPYQMQSECDGVHDGSPYKQVNPMQHYEDSASERGSRIYGFNPEYGAPTLPVYESLKEMMDSKDLWPINKKVWDYMDGNGFHRMTSLYNDLVNQYGKSKTIEEYCEKAQFVGAMNSKSIWECWNYNKFNHGDRFCSGLLFWYHNCPNPQVSARMWDWSLEPTASLYHTANSLEPLHVQFDYLKNSVSVVNDYNQSFKGYKVIAQVFNMDSKKVLERTATVDIEEDGVSNDIIKLLFPKNISQVHFINLILKDEKGKVVSTNFYWRSNDTYQGRTTITGPCTSGFESLNNMAKAKVKLSCTTHLKENKMYIEVIVRNVGNQIAFFNQLQLLNEKHSPIRPSYYSDNFFTLLPGEKKVIKIETAAKNLSVHNILVFKGWNTDKMSYILK from the coding sequence ATGAAAATACTTAGAACATTACTTTTTCTACTGTTGGGAGTACCAGGGTTTATATACGGCTCTGTATATAATAGTGAAAGAGCCGGTTGTATCAATCTGGACTCAAAAGCTATTCATGAAGGAACTTTTGAATGGAAAATGAAAAAGGCAGATCAAGTAGGAGCCGTAGGAGAAACAATTTCTAAAGCAGGGTACGGGGAGACGAGTTGGCTTGATGCTGTAGTACCCGGTACCGTGTTAAGCTCGTTGGTTTATAATAAGGTATTTCCAGAGCCCTATTTTGGTGACAATAATAAAATTACTAACAATAAAATACCTGATATTTCCGAAGTTGGTAATTCATTTTATACCTATTGGTTCCGCACAGAATTTGAGGTACCATCTTCATTCAAAGACAAAACCATCTGGCTTCAGCCAGACGGTATCAATTATCGGGCTGAAATATGGGTGAACGGACATTTACTCAGCACCATGATGGGAATGTTTAAGAACGACTATATCAATATCACCGATTTTGTTAATATTGGCAAGAATAATGCCATTGCCATATTGGTTCATCCAGTGGACATGCCAAGTAACTATACTCCCAAAGCATGGGGGGCTAAAGGAGAATTCCAAAATGGCGGTGACGGAAATATTGGTCTCAATGTTACCCAATTGATGACTGTGGGTTGGGATTTTACTTATCCAGATGGTATTCGAGACAGAAATACTGGTATTTGGAGAGGAATCTCTCTGTATGCTACAGGGAAAGTTGCATTACGACATCCTTTTGTCAAATCATCTTTTGATAAAGGAAACTTTAATGTTGCTCACGAAGATGTATCAGTTGAAATAATAAATCCCAATAATACACGACCTTTAAAATGTGTGGTTAAGGGCGAATTTGTAGGTGAAGGTATCACCTTTACTAAAACAATTGACATACTTCGTGGTGAAGAGAAAGTCTGTAATTTCTCTTGCAAAGATTTTGCACAGTTGAATATGGCTCAGCCTAAATTGTGGTGGCCTGTAAACAAAGGTCCACAAAACTTATATACACTAAAGATGTCCGTCTCGGTTGATGGTGTAGTCTGTGATTCTTTAACTTCACGATTTGGCATTAGAGATATTCATGTAACAACTAAAACTCCCGATGGTTCCAAGATGTTTATCGTCAATGGTAAACCGTTATTCATTAGAGGTACTAACTGGGTTCCTGAGGCGATGTTAAGAACTTCAGATAATCGTATGGATGCAGAATTGAGATACACAGCGCAATCTGGAGTCAATCTTCTTCGCATATGGGGGGGAGGTATTGCTGAATCTGATCGTTTCTACCAACTTTGTGATGAATTGGGTATGCTTGTATGGCAAGAGTTCTGGTTAACAGGTGATACCAAGCATCCGCAGGACAAAGCCCTGTATTTGGCGAATGTAGAATCAACAGTTAAGAGAATTCGCAATCATGCAGCATTAGCACTCTATGTTGCTTCTAATGAAAGTTCTGAAGTAACAGGAACTCCAGAGTTGCTTAGTCGCTTGGATGGGACAAGACCTTATCAGATGCAGTCTGAATGTGATGGCGTACATGATGGTAGTCCTTATAAGCAAGTTAATCCAATGCAACACTATGAAGATAGTGCATCAGAACGAGGAAGCCGCATATATGGTTTTAACCCAGAATATGGAGCGCCTACATTGCCGGTATACGAGTCTCTAAAAGAGATGATGGACAGCAAGGATTTGTGGCCAATCAATAAAAAGGTATGGGATTATATGGATGGAAATGGTTTTCACCGAATGACATCTTTATATAATGACTTGGTAAATCAGTATGGAAAATCAAAGACCATTGAAGAATACTGTGAGAAAGCCCAGTTTGTAGGAGCTATGAATTCCAAAAGTATCTGGGAATGTTGGAACTATAACAAATTCAACCATGGCGACCGTTTCTGTTCGGGGCTGCTTTTCTGGTATCACAACTGTCCGAATCCTCAAGTTTCTGCAAGGATGTGGGATTGGTCATTAGAGCCTACTGCATCTCTTTATCATACAGCTAACTCATTGGAACCTCTACATGTACAATTTGACTATCTAAAGAATTCCGTCTCGGTCGTTAATGATTATAACCAGTCGTTTAAAGGATACAAAGTAATAGCTCAGGTGTTCAATATGGATAGCAAAAAAGTTCTTGAAAGGACGGCTACTGTAGATATTGAAGAAGATGGTGTCTCTAATGATATAATAAAGTTGTTATTTCCAAAGAATATATCACAAGTTCATTTCATCAATTTAATTTTGAAAGACGAGAAAGGAAAAGTGGTTTCAACAAACTTCTATTGGCGGTCAAACGACACATATCAAGGTCGGACTACTATTACAGGGCCTTGTACTTCCGGATTCGAAAGTTTGAATAATATGGCGAAGGCAAAGGTTAAGTTATCTTGTACAACGCATCTTAAGGAAAATAAGATGTACATAGAAGTAATTGTTAGAAATGTTGGAAATCAGATTGCTTTTTTCAATCAGCTCCAGCTGTTAAATGAAAAGCATTCTCCAATTCGTCCCTCTTACTACTCTGACAATTTCTTCACTTTATTGCCAGGTGAAAAAAAGGTTATCAAGATTGAGACTGCAGCAAAGAATCTGTCAGTCCATAACATCCTTGTCTTTAAAGGATGGAATACGGATAAAATGAGTTATATTTTGAAATAA
- a CDS encoding DUF1080 domain-containing protein, which produces MKNLLLSILLLFCVASLPAQNWEPLFNGRNLKGWQKLNGKAEYKVVGDAIVGKPKMGTSNTFLATTKNYGDFILEFDFKVDNDLNSGVQFRSESKKEYQNGRVHGYQFEIDPSSRAWSGGIYDEARRNWIYPLTQNPSAKTAFKNNEWNRARIEAFGNSIRTWINGVPCANIWDNITPTGFIALQVHSINNASYENKCVSWKNIRICTENVASYLTPETNEAPEINLIANTLSSREAKDGWTLLWDGKTSNGWKGAKLSTFPAKGWIMENGILKVMKSGGAESANGGDIVTTRKYKNFILKVDFKITEGANSGVKYFVNPDLNKGEGSAIGCEFQILDDEKHPDAKLGVKGNRKLGSLYDLIPAPQNKPFNKGEFNTATIIVKGNHVEHWLNGVKLIEYTRNNDMWNALVAYSKYKDWPNFGNLAEGNILLQDHGNEVWFSNIKIKELK; this is translated from the coding sequence ATGAAAAATCTACTGTTATCGATTTTACTTTTATTTTGTGTTGCCTCTTTGCCGGCACAAAACTGGGAACCTCTTTTCAATGGCAGAAACCTGAAAGGATGGCAAAAACTGAATGGAAAAGCGGAGTATAAAGTTGTAGGTGATGCCATTGTAGGTAAACCAAAGATGGGAACTTCCAATACTTTTCTGGCAACTACTAAGAATTATGGAGACTTTATACTTGAGTTTGATTTTAAAGTAGACAATGATTTAAACTCTGGAGTACAATTCCGTAGCGAGAGTAAAAAGGAATATCAAAATGGTCGAGTACATGGCTATCAATTTGAAATTGATCCTTCATCCCGTGCCTGGTCGGGAGGTATATATGATGAGGCGCGTCGCAATTGGATATATCCTTTGACACAGAATCCGTCTGCAAAGACAGCTTTTAAAAATAACGAATGGAATAGAGCCCGTATTGAGGCCTTCGGTAATTCTATACGTACATGGATCAACGGCGTTCCATGTGCTAATATTTGGGATAATATTACACCGACTGGCTTCATTGCTTTGCAAGTACATTCCATCAATAATGCTTCGTATGAGAATAAATGTGTGAGCTGGAAGAACATTCGTATCTGTACTGAAAATGTAGCTTCCTATCTAACTCCTGAAACAAATGAGGCACCTGAAATTAATCTTATCGCTAATACGCTTTCTTCACGTGAAGCAAAAGATGGATGGACTTTGCTTTGGGATGGCAAGACAAGTAATGGATGGAAAGGAGCTAAGCTTTCTACTTTTCCTGCAAAAGGTTGGATCATGGAAAACGGAATTCTGAAAGTAATGAAGAGTGGAGGAGCCGAATCTGCTAATGGTGGTGACATCGTGACTACTCGTAAATACAAGAACTTTATTCTGAAAGTAGATTTTAAGATTACTGAAGGAGCGAATAGTGGAGTTAAATACTTCGTTAATCCTGATTTGAATAAAGGAGAAGGCTCTGCTATCGGTTGTGAATTCCAGATACTTGATGATGAAAAACATCCTGACGCAAAACTTGGTGTAAAAGGTAACAGAAAATTAGGATCATTATATGATCTTATTCCTGCTCCCCAAAATAAACCTTTTAACAAAGGAGAATTCAATACGGCTACTATTATAGTAAAAGGTAATCATGTGGAACACTGGTTGAATGGAGTAAAACTTATCGAATACACACGTAATAATGATATGTGGAATGCTTTGGTTGCTTATAGCAAATATAAGGATTGGCCTAATTTCGGAAATCTTGCAGAAGGCAATATCCTCTTACAAGATCACGGAAATGAAGTCTGGTTTAGTAATATAAAGATTAAGGAACTTAAGTAG
- a CDS encoding thiol-activated cytolysin family protein: MKKKIYLISSRLLFALSLLMFASCSDDNNQAENNQPQVTKGRFDNTPFVWDEIYAQRPADNIYIGDLNVSLVKDNGSRTRSSHSRDSNISSSDNLFIISPVEVYVGAAYTKSSFPYKFDKEISKERNSIDIVFDFKDPFIDKITCETGSVGYKTSLKSAINSNEYQKQLAGNKPDPEYYITQYSSPSDLEKAFSANTSLGNAFSTKVSANSKNRNIRSRTLAKIVSINFSVYMDTPPASKGFFKDTTINKKDKFSDADLPVYVRSLTYGKVVYIAIESEYPYSEVKQALDAAIKYKFESANMNKDQQVTKIFGKSSTTIFAISDNSSQSFFMNEVADLSSFFSANNATTTYGYPIYLEGRYVYDNSSYLQANISSL, translated from the coding sequence ATGAAAAAGAAGATCTATTTAATAAGCTCAAGGCTACTATTTGCCTTATCATTATTGATGTTTGCATCTTGTTCGGATGATAACAATCAAGCAGAAAACAATCAACCACAGGTAACCAAAGGACGATTTGATAATACACCTTTTGTTTGGGATGAAATTTATGCTCAACGTCCGGCAGATAACATTTACATTGGCGATCTCAATGTTAGTTTAGTGAAAGATAATGGCAGTAGAACAAGAAGTAGTCATAGTAGAGACTCCAATATCAGCTCATCCGATAATTTGTTTATAATCAGTCCTGTTGAAGTATATGTAGGTGCTGCATATACCAAATCATCTTTTCCATATAAGTTTGATAAGGAGATTTCAAAAGAGAGAAATTCGATTGATATTGTTTTTGATTTTAAAGATCCCTTCATTGATAAAATTACCTGCGAAACCGGATCTGTAGGATATAAAACGTCTCTTAAATCGGCAATTAATTCGAATGAATATCAAAAACAATTGGCTGGAAACAAGCCCGATCCGGAATATTATATCACTCAATATAGCTCGCCTTCAGATTTGGAAAAAGCATTTTCCGCAAATACATCTTTAGGTAACGCATTTAGTACAAAAGTTTCAGCTAATAGTAAGAACAGAAATATTCGGAGCCGTACATTGGCAAAGATAGTCAGTATCAATTTCTCTGTGTATATGGATACACCTCCTGCAAGCAAAGGCTTTTTCAAAGATACAACTATCAACAAAAAAGATAAATTCAGTGATGCCGACTTGCCGGTTTATGTACGGTCGCTAACTTATGGTAAAGTGGTTTATATAGCCATTGAAAGTGAATACCCTTATTCAGAAGTAAAGCAAGCTCTTGATGCAGCAATTAAATATAAATTTGAAAGTGCAAATATGAACAAGGATCAACAAGTTACAAAAATATTCGGCAAATCGTCCACTACTATATTTGCTATTTCAGATAATTCATCTCAATCTTTCTTTATGAATGAGGTGGCCGATTTAAGCAGCTTTTTTTCTGCAAATAATGCTACAACAACATACGGATACCCTATTTATCTGGAAGGAAGATACGTTTATGACAATTCTTCATATTTGCAGGCAAATATTTCTTCATTATGA
- a CDS encoding glycoside hydrolase family 88 protein, protein MCKKVLVLLSFIIPFQLLFAQTNKLTDFPKGCTPQEVGKRLAYHFVDGKHMLHAGKWISYPETFNWSGALKFGAITKDKKLIKLLQDKFEPLFTTEKALLPIMNHVDLNMFGSLPLEMYRVTKDKRYLDLGLPYAETQWEVPENANPEQKAWAEKGYSWETRLWIDDMYMITIVQTQAYKVTKDRKFIDRAAKEMVHYLDELQRPNGLFYHAPDVPFYWSRGNGWMAAGMAELLQCLPKDSKDRPRILKGYQSMMKSLKNYQNSNGLWNQLINESDCWAETSGSAMFTFALIKGVKNGWLDAKEYAPVVRKAWISLVSYINDRDEVTEVCVGTNKKNDKQYYYDRPRHAGDYHGQAPYLWCAVALLEK, encoded by the coding sequence ATGTGTAAGAAAGTACTTGTATTATTATCATTCATTATTCCTTTTCAGCTTTTATTTGCTCAAACTAATAAACTGACCGATTTTCCGAAAGGGTGCACGCCCCAAGAAGTAGGTAAACGATTGGCGTATCATTTTGTAGATGGAAAGCATATGCTTCATGCAGGAAAATGGATTAGTTATCCTGAAACTTTTAACTGGAGTGGAGCACTTAAATTTGGTGCAATAACAAAAGACAAAAAACTTATTAAGCTTCTGCAAGATAAATTTGAGCCTTTGTTTACAACAGAAAAGGCATTGTTACCCATTATGAATCATGTTGATTTGAATATGTTTGGAAGTTTGCCTTTGGAAATGTATCGAGTAACAAAAGATAAACGATATCTGGATTTAGGACTCCCTTATGCTGAAACCCAATGGGAAGTGCCTGAAAATGCAAATCCAGAACAAAAGGCTTGGGCTGAAAAAGGTTATTCCTGGGAAACACGTTTATGGATTGATGACATGTATATGATCACTATTGTACAAACTCAAGCTTATAAAGTGACCAAAGATCGGAAATTTATTGATAGAGCAGCAAAAGAAATGGTACATTATCTGGATGAGTTACAACGTCCGAATGGTCTTTTCTATCATGCACCTGATGTACCGTTTTATTGGAGTCGCGGAAATGGATGGATGGCTGCTGGTATGGCAGAATTGCTTCAGTGCTTGCCTAAAGATAGCAAAGACCGCCCTCGTATCCTGAAAGGTTATCAATCTATGATGAAAAGTTTAAAGAATTATCAAAATTCAAATGGTTTGTGGAATCAGTTGATTAATGAATCGGATTGCTGGGCAGAAACATCAGGATCGGCTATGTTTACTTTTGCACTTATTAAAGGAGTAAAAAATGGATGGCTAGATGCAAAAGAGTATGCTCCTGTTGTTCGAAAAGCCTGGATATCTTTAGTTTCATATATAAACGATCGTGATGAAGTAACAGAAGTTTGTGTGGGAACAAATAAGAAGAATGACAAACAGTACTATTACGATCGTCCCCGCCATGCAGGCGATTATCACGGACAGGCTCCATACCTTTGGTGCGCCGTTGCTCTTTTAGAAAAATAA
- a CDS encoding Gfo/Idh/MocA family oxidoreductase — protein sequence MVSRRDFLKTMTMASAGLAVGSNGLLNAASLNVGQKPKMKAKVKIAYVGIGNRGEQVIGEFARTGMIEVVALCDVDMGAKHTQKVIGMYPKAKQFRDFRQMFDKAGNEFDAVVIATPDHSHFPISMLALASGKHVYVEKPLARTFYEAELLMQAARRHPELATQVGNQGHSEANYFQFKAWMDAGIIKDVTAVTAHMNNVRRWHKWDSNIYKLPEAQSIPKDMDWNTWLGAIPYHEYNEKYHQGEWRCWYDLGMGTLGDWGAHILDTVHEFLELGLPYEVSMLYEKGHNDYFYPYSSTILFRFPQRKGMPPVDITWYDGLDNLPPIPAGYGVSGLDPNIPKTNQGDAPATQLNPGKIIYTKDLIFKGGSHGSTLSIIPEEKAREMADKLPVVPKSPSNHFENFLLACNGIEKTRSSFEINGVLSQVFSLGVIAQRLNTQLFFDSRTKQITNNQFANAMLTGIPPRNGWEEFYKL from the coding sequence GAAAGCTAAAGTAAAGATAGCTTATGTAGGTATTGGTAACCGTGGCGAACAAGTTATAGGAGAATTTGCTCGAACAGGAATGATTGAAGTAGTTGCACTCTGTGATGTGGACATGGGTGCCAAACATACGCAGAAGGTTATCGGCATGTATCCTAAAGCGAAACAATTCAGAGATTTCCGACAGATGTTTGATAAGGCGGGAAACGAGTTTGATGCAGTAGTCATTGCTACGCCCGATCATTCACATTTTCCTATCAGTATGCTGGCTTTGGCATCAGGCAAGCATGTATATGTAGAAAAACCTTTGGCACGTACTTTCTATGAGGCAGAGTTACTGATGCAAGCTGCACGCCGCCATCCAGAATTGGCAACGCAAGTGGGAAATCAGGGACATTCTGAGGCTAACTATTTCCAGTTTAAAGCATGGATGGACGCGGGAATCATCAAAGATGTTACAGCTGTTACTGCCCATATGAATAACGTTCGTCGTTGGCATAAATGGGACTCTAATATATACAAACTGCCTGAAGCTCAATCTATCCCGAAAGATATGGACTGGAATACATGGCTCGGAGCTATTCCATATCATGAATACAACGAAAAATATCATCAAGGCGAATGGCGTTGTTGGTACGATTTAGGCATGGGAACTTTAGGAGATTGGGGTGCACATATTCTTGATACTGTACACGAGTTTCTTGAACTTGGTTTGCCGTATGAAGTGTCAATGTTGTATGAGAAGGGACATAATGATTATTTCTATCCTTACTCGTCCACGATCCTGTTCCGCTTCCCCCAACGTAAAGGAATGCCACCCGTAGATATCACGTGGTATGACGGACTAGATAATTTGCCGCCTATTCCTGCCGGATATGGTGTATCTGGCCTTGATCCCAACATTCCTAAAACAAATCAGGGAGATGCGCCTGCCACACAACTAAATCCCGGAAAAATAATATATACGAAAGATTTAATATTTAAAGGAGGAAGTCATGGAAGCACGCTGTCAATCATTCCTGAAGAAAAAGCAAGGGAGATGGCAGATAAATTACCTGTAGTACCCAAAAGTCCTTCCAATCATTTTGAAAATTTTTTGTTGGCTTGTAATGGCATAGAGAAAACACGTTCATCGTTCGAAATTAATGGTGTATTGAGCCAGGTATTCTCACTCGGTGTTATAGCACAACGCCTCAATACTCAGTTGTTCTTTGACAGTCGTACTAAACAAATTACAAACAATCAATTTGCTAATGCAATGTTAACAGGAATTCCTCCACGTAATGGTTGGGAAGAATTTTATAAGTTGTAA